Part of the Sinorhizobium terangae genome is shown below.
GGTAATCTCGCGCGCGACCGGTTCGACCGTGCCTTCGACGACGATGGCGAAGGCGCCGGCATCGTCGATCGCTTTGGCGTCGCGGCGGATCTTCGCCACTTCCTTCTCGTTGCGGCCGACCGAACGGTAGCCACCGGTGGTGTTGACGAGCTGCGGCATCAGGCCGACATGGCCGAGCACCGGAATGCCGCGGCTGACGAGGAAATCGACCGTCTCGGCCATTTCCGCCCCGCCTTCCAGCTTCACCGCGCTGCAGCCGGTTTCCTTCAGGATGCGCGCGGCGCTGCGGAAAGCCTGCTCCTTCGATTCCTGATAAGAGCCAAAGGGAAGATCAACGACGATGCAGGAGCGCTCGGAACCGCGCATCACCGCCTGGCCATGCGCGATCATCATGTCGAGCGTGACGCCGACTGTGGTGTCGAGGCCATAGAGCACCATGCCGAGCGAATCGCCGACGAGCAGGAAATCGACGTGCGGATCAAGCAGGCGCGCGATCGGCGTCGTATAGGCGGTGAGGCTGACGATCGGGCGTTCACCCTTCAGGGCTTCGATATTGGCGGGGCTCAGCCGCCGCTTCGCGGTGTGTACGCTCATTCTCAGGCTACCTTTGCAAAATGGGCGGATTTCGGTGCGATCACACGGTTGTCGAGCAGCTTCGTGGTACCGAAGCGGACGAACAGCAAGAGCAGAACCGGTTTCTCGCCGATTTCCTCGATCGGTTCCAGCGTTTCCGGATCGCGCAACGCGACGACCTCCGGTCGCGCCAGCGGTTCTGTGGACAGAAAGTCGAGAACACCTTTCTCGACGGCAGCAGGGTCGGTCAGGCCGCTGGCGATCAGCCGTTCGGCCTCGCCCAGCGCCTTGGGCACAATCGCCGCGGCGCGACGCTCGTCGGTGGTCAGATAGACATTGCGCGACGAGCAGGCGAGCCCATCGGCCTCGCGCACCGTCGGCACGCCGGTCACCGAGACGGGCTGCGCCAGATCCTCGACCATGCGGCGGATGATCTGGAGCTGCTGGAAATCCTTCTCGCCGAAATAGGCGCGGTCCGGCTGAACGATATTGAAGAGCTTGGTGACGACCGTCGCGACGCCGGCGAAATGGCCTGGCCGGACCGAACCCTCGAGCTCCGAGCCGAGCTTCGGCACGTCGACCACGGCCTCCATCGGACGCGGATACATGTCGGAAACACCGGGCGCGAAGAGAAAATCGACGCCGCCCTCGGCAAGCATCGCCTGGTCGCGCGCAAGATCGCGCGGGTATTTGGCAAGATCTTCGCTCGGTCCGAACTGCAGGGGATTGACGAAGATGCTGGCGACGACCACGTCGTTCTCACCGCGCGCGCGGCGGACAAGTTCCATGTGGCCGACGTGAAGATAGCCCATGGTGGGGACCAGA
Proteins encoded:
- the panB gene encoding 3-methyl-2-oxobutanoate hydroxymethyltransferase, which gives rise to MSVHTAKRRLSPANIEALKGERPIVSLTAYTTPIARLLDPHVDFLLVGDSLGMVLYGLDTTVGVTLDMMIAHGQAVMRGSERSCIVVDLPFGSYQESKEQAFRSAARILKETGCSAVKLEGGAEMAETVDFLVSRGIPVLGHVGLMPQLVNTTGGYRSVGRNEKEVAKIRRDAKAIDDAGAFAIVVEGTVEPVAREITATLRSPTIGIGASPACDGQILVSDDMLGIFNDFKPRFVKHFAELAPAISKAVEDYANEVKARTFPAIEHTFQLKR
- the panC gene encoding pantoate--beta-alanine ligase, translated to MKTITTIAELRAALAEHRRAGKSIGLVPTMGYLHVGHMELVRRARGENDVVVASIFVNPLQFGPSEDLAKYPRDLARDQAMLAEGGVDFLFAPGVSDMYPRPMEAVVDVPKLGSELEGSVRPGHFAGVATVVTKLFNIVQPDRAYFGEKDFQQLQIIRRMVEDLAQPVSVTGVPTVREADGLACSSRNVYLTTDERRAAAIVPKALGEAERLIASGLTDPAAVEKGVLDFLSTEPLARPEVVALRDPETLEPIEEIGEKPVLLLLFVRFGTTKLLDNRVIAPKSAHFAKVA